A window of Apium graveolens cultivar Ventura chromosome 8, ASM990537v1, whole genome shotgun sequence contains these coding sequences:
- the LOC141679969 gene encoding uncharacterized protein LOC141679969, whose translation MSKVHARGSDDKVVITLNKNGQPISNDQKVITELSNFLGTVAKDNVSLTYVNWHVVPAQLKKQMWEYTLAKYVIPDEGYKWVMHTINESWKQFKCRVKTKYYKKYETDEERLERRPETVLLEDFKMLLRYWGDEAVQSLADDNVVHRNTITETHTMGPRTHAQAKEKLKKLDPNIVEPVDTKIYLETYKRKPGRKYKTDVEEQKIKYMKIKALVDSGNIAEANAMVSGGKKHGRTWLVGRQGQKSVETSTLAGKDNYVQEMTLKIRQELEADLEAKVNLKVKENMSWLIQKLGEANPGLKLDVGDFCANLSSEQDDNGTPMTTGGTDV comes from the exons ATGAGCAAGGTTCATGCAAGGGGTTCCGACGACAAAGTAGTCATTACTTTGAATAAAAATGGTCAGCCAATTTCTAATGATCAAAAAGTCATTACAGAATTAAGTAATTTTCTTGGAacagtggctaaggataatgtgTCTCTTACTTACGTCAACTGGCATGTTGTTCCTGCCCAATTAAAGAAGCAAATGTGGGAGTACACTTTG GCTAAGTATGTTATTCCGGATGAGGGGTACAAGTGGGTCATGCATACGATAAATGAGTCTTGGAAGCAGTTCAAGTGCCGTGTGAAAACAAAGTATTATAAAAAGTACGAAACTGATGAGGAAAGACTTGAGAGAAGACCTGAAACAGTTCTGCTTGAGGATTTTAAAATGCTTTTGAGGTATTGGGGTGATGAGGCGGTTCAG TCCCTAGCCGACGATAATGTGGTGCATCGAAATACAATAACTGAGACACATACCATGGGTCCTAGAACTCATGCACAAGCTAAAGAAAAACTA AAAAAACTGGACCCAAATATTGTCGAGCCAGTTGATACTAAAATTTATCTGGAAACCTATAAGCGGAAACCGGGCCGAAAGTACAAAACAGATGTGGAGGAACAGAAAATCAAATAT ATGAAGATAAAGGCACTGGTAGATTCAGGAAATATTGCCGAGGCAAATGCAATGGTCTCTGGTGGAAAGAAGCATGGGAGGACCTGGCTTGTGGGAAGGCAAGGTCAAAAGTCTGTAGAAACTTCCACCCTTGCTGGAAAAGACAATTATGTGCAGGAGATGACCTTAAAAATCAGGCAGGAACTTGAGGCTGATTTGGAAGCCAAGGTCAACTTAAAAGTGAAGGAGAACATGTCATGGTTAATTCAAAAGCTTGGGGAAGCTAATCCAGGTCTTAAACTTGATGTTGGAGACTTTTGCGCAAACTTATCAAGTGAACAAGATGACAACGGTACTCCAATGACTACAGGAGGCACCGATGTTTAA